AAAATAACTATTTTATATCATGAACACGCTTAACATATAACTAATAAAATTTTAGATAAAATAGTAAGTATTTAAATGCAATTATGTATAAGGGGATTTTTTGTTAGCAGATAGTGTTATTAGACTTTTAAAAGATGAAATATCTGAACAAGAATACGAAAGATATATAAAACAACTCACTTTTAATGAAAAAGAATCCCATTCTGATCAAAAAATTTTTGAAGTACCCAATATTTTGTTACTCAATTGGATTAAGACCAAATATTCTCAAAAAATCGCACACTTATTTGAAGTCAAAACAGGCAAAAAGCCAGAAATCAAGATTATTGTTAAAAACAAAATTGAGCGTACTCCCAAATCCAAAAGCAAAAACATTTTGATTGAATCCAATAAACTCGTGACCAATACTATTTTGAACCCATCGTATACATTTGAGAGTTTTGTAGTGGGTAGCTCCAATCAATATGCTTATTCTATAGCAAAATCAGTAGCAAAAAAACCAGGAGTCATGTACAATCCGGTTTTTATTTATGGGCCGACAGGATTGGGTAAAACCCATCTTATTCACGCCATCGGAAATTATTCACAACTCAATGGCAAAAGTGTGATTTATGCCACCATTGAACAATTTATGAATGATTTTACTTATAATCTCAAAAATCAAACCATGGATCGCTTTCGTGAAAAATATCGAAGTTGTGATATATTGTTGATTGATGATACTCAATTTTTATCCAATAAAATTCAAACACAAGAAGAATTTTTTCATACCTTTAATGAATTGCATGCCTCTGGCAAACAAATTGTACTCACCTCAGATAAACCTCCTAAGATGATTAATGGCTTAGAAGAGCGCTTGAAAAGTCGATTTGAATGGGGTTCAATCGCTGATATTGGCTTGCCTGAGCTTGAAACAAAAATTGCTATTATTAAGAAAAAATGCGAATTAGACGGTATTGATCTTAATAATGAAATTGCCAATTATATTGCTGTCAATATGGGTGATAATATTCGAGAAATCGAAGGAGCAATTATCAATCTCAATGCGTATGCCACATTGATGCGCCAAGAGATTACATTAGAGTTTGCAAAAAATGTCATGAAAGCACAAATTAAAGAGAAAAAAAATAATATTACATTAGAAGACATTATTACAACCATAGCCAAAGAGCTCAATATCAAGCCTAGTGACATCAAATCTAAAAAAAGAAATAAAAATATTGTAGAAGCCAGAAGAATTGGAATCTATTTAGCAAGAACATTAACACCAAATTCCATGCCATCGCTGGCATCATACTTTGGTATGAAAGATCACACGGCTGTATCACATAATATGAAAAAGATTAATGAAATAATAGAAACGAACGAAACATTTAGACTAAGAGTAGAGGAATTAAAAAATAAAATTTTAGGAAAAAAAGTAGATTGATGATTTAAATGTGAAAATTTGTGAATAATCAAAATAAATTATTCACAGAGTAAATATCGAATTTTCGGTATTTGCTTTAACTTTTCACACTTTCAACCGAAGCTACTATTACTTCTATATTTATTTAATATAATAAAAGGAGATTGAATGAAAGTTTCAATAAATAAAGGCGTATTGGAAACAATACTTATCAATATTCAACCGTATTTAGAGAAAAAAGATTTAAGTCAAATTACATCCCATCTTCTTATTACAAATATAGAAGACGAGCTCATCATCAAATCAACAGATTTTGATATTGGTTTGAGTTACAATACTAAAAATGTAAAAATCATAGATTATGGTGATGCCACCGCCAATGGTAAAAAACTTCTTGATATCATTAAAATTTTAAAAGATGATGAAGTGACCTTAGAGACAATCAATGATTATCTCTATATTAAACAACGTAATTCTAAATTTAAACTCCCAATGTTTAATCCTAATGAATTTCCTTCATTTCCTGAAATTAGTAATAAACCAAAATTTAATATTGACAGTAGTTCGTTTGTTAGAGGTATTAAAAAAATCTCAGCAGCCATTGATAATAATAATCCAAAGTTAGAACTCAATGGAGCATTAATCAACATCAAAAATGGTTTTACCAATCTTGTTTCAACAGATACTAAAAGATTGGCCGTTGTGAAATTGGAAAATAATATAGAAGATGAATTTTCAATGATTATTCCTAAAAAAGCCATTGTAGAGATGCAAAAAGTCTTTTCAGAAGCCATTGAGATTTTTTATGATGAAAATACTTTAATTGCAAAATCATCGCATTTTCAATTTTTTACGAAACTCATCAATGGAAAATTTCCAGATTATGAGCGTATTATCCCAAAAGATAAAAAATTCAGACTGCTTTTGAGCCGATCTAAAATTATTGATTCAATCAAACAAGTTTCGATTATTTCTAATGAAGTTAAAATCACATTTAAAAAAGACAAAATTGTATTTGAGAGTTTAAATGATGAAAATATTGAAGCAAAAACAGAAATCGAATATGATACAGGATTGGATGAGGATATCTATCTGGCTATCAACAGTCGCTATCTATTAGATTTTTTATCCAATATTGAAAACAATGATTTTACCTTAGGATTTAATGACAGTTCTCTTCCGTTTACATTAGAAGATGAGAATTTTATAACCATTGTGATGCCTATCATCATTTA
This genomic window from Sulfurospirillum sp. 1612 contains:
- the dnaA gene encoding chromosomal replication initiator protein DnaA, translating into MLADSVIRLLKDEISEQEYERYIKQLTFNEKESHSDQKIFEVPNILLLNWIKTKYSQKIAHLFEVKTGKKPEIKIIVKNKIERTPKSKSKNILIESNKLVTNTILNPSYTFESFVVGSSNQYAYSIAKSVAKKPGVMYNPVFIYGPTGLGKTHLIHAIGNYSQLNGKSVIYATIEQFMNDFTYNLKNQTMDRFREKYRSCDILLIDDTQFLSNKIQTQEEFFHTFNELHASGKQIVLTSDKPPKMINGLEERLKSRFEWGSIADIGLPELETKIAIIKKKCELDGIDLNNEIANYIAVNMGDNIREIEGAIINLNAYATLMRQEITLEFAKNVMKAQIKEKKNNITLEDIITTIAKELNIKPSDIKSKKRNKNIVEARRIGIYLARTLTPNSMPSLASYFGMKDHTAVSHNMKKINEIIETNETFRLRVEELKNKILGKKVD
- the dnaN gene encoding DNA polymerase III subunit beta; protein product: MKVSINKGVLETILINIQPYLEKKDLSQITSHLLITNIEDELIIKSTDFDIGLSYNTKNVKIIDYGDATANGKKLLDIIKILKDDEVTLETINDYLYIKQRNSKFKLPMFNPNEFPSFPEISNKPKFNIDSSSFVRGIKKISAAIDNNNPKLELNGALINIKNGFTNLVSTDTKRLAVVKLENNIEDEFSMIIPKKAIVEMQKVFSEAIEIFYDENTLIAKSSHFQFFTKLINGKFPDYERIIPKDKKFRLLLSRSKIIDSIKQVSIISNEVKITFKKDKIVFESLNDENIEAKTEIEYDTGLDEDIYLAINSRYLLDFLSNIENNDFTLGFNDSSLPFTLEDENFITIVMPIII